A window from Mycobacteriales bacterium encodes these proteins:
- a CDS encoding branched-chain amino acid aminotransferase, giving the protein MGLEFSVEPTPSPTTPERLAEIFEAPGFGKVFSDHMVTVRWTPERGWHDARVRPYAPLEIDPATHILHYGQSIFEGFKAYRQPDGGVATFRPQVNGARFQRSAERMALPILEVDDFVSACDRLITLDAAWVPTGSDDSLYIRPFMVATEVGLGVRPATDVLFMVIASPAGSYFAAGSHAVSIWLSEDYSRSAPGGTGAAKCGGNYAASLIAQQEAIAHGCEQVLFLDAVERRWLEEFGGMNLWLVLDNGTMVTPELTGTILEGVTRDTIATLAAEMGHEVEERRIDIDEWRKGVESGAIAEAFACGTAAVITSVGSLRWREGEVTMPSATPVADAIRSTLVDLQHGRGPDPHGWMHKVC; this is encoded by the coding sequence ATGGGCCTCGAATTCAGCGTCGAGCCGACGCCGTCTCCGACCACGCCCGAGCGCCTCGCCGAGATCTTCGAGGCGCCCGGGTTCGGCAAGGTGTTCAGCGACCACATGGTCACGGTGCGCTGGACACCGGAGCGCGGCTGGCACGACGCACGGGTACGCCCGTACGCCCCGCTGGAGATCGACCCCGCGACGCACATCCTTCATTACGGCCAGTCGATCTTCGAGGGCTTCAAGGCCTACCGACAGCCCGACGGCGGTGTGGCCACCTTCCGCCCGCAGGTAAACGGCGCACGCTTCCAGCGCTCTGCCGAACGCATGGCGCTGCCCATTCTCGAGGTCGACGACTTCGTCTCGGCCTGCGACCGGCTGATCACCCTGGACGCCGCGTGGGTGCCGACCGGAAGCGACGACAGCCTCTACATCAGACCGTTCATGGTGGCGACCGAGGTCGGGCTCGGGGTTCGGCCGGCGACCGATGTCCTGTTCATGGTCATCGCCTCGCCCGCCGGCTCGTACTTCGCCGCCGGATCGCATGCAGTGTCCATCTGGCTGTCCGAGGACTACAGCCGATCGGCGCCGGGCGGCACGGGCGCGGCCAAGTGTGGTGGCAACTACGCCGCCAGCCTGATCGCGCAGCAGGAGGCGATCGCGCACGGCTGCGAGCAGGTGCTCTTCCTCGATGCCGTCGAACGCCGGTGGCTCGAGGAGTTCGGCGGCATGAACCTCTGGCTCGTGCTCGACAACGGCACGATGGTGACGCCGGAGCTCACCGGCACGATCCTCGAAGGCGTGACCCGCGACACGATCGCGACCCTCGCGGCGGAAATGGGCCACGAGGTCGAAGAGCGGCGGATCGACATCGACGAGTGGCGAAAGGGCGTCGAGTCGGGCGCGATCGCCGAGGCGTTCGCCTGTGGCACCGCGGCGGTGATCACGTCGGTGGGCTCGTTGCGCTGGCGCGAGGGCGAGGTCACGATGCCCTCAGCGACTCCGGTGGCGGATGCCATCCGCAGCACGCTGGTCGACCTCCAGCACGGCCGCGGACCCGACCCGCACGGCTGGATGCACAAGGTCTGCTGA